From Caballeronia insecticola, a single genomic window includes:
- the rbfA gene encoding 30S ribosome-binding factor RbfA: protein MAKKRTSPNRNVQIADQIQRDLSELMREVKDPRIGMVTMQSVELTPDYAHAKVYFTTLTGDPKQTEEALNHAAGHLHNQLFKRLHIHTVPTLHFHYDQTIEKAVEMSRLIDEANATRAKDATDATDESGAPNDKEGA from the coding sequence ATGGCTAAGAAACGTACTTCCCCGAATCGCAATGTGCAGATCGCCGATCAGATCCAGCGCGATCTCTCCGAACTGATGCGCGAGGTGAAAGATCCGCGCATCGGCATGGTGACGATGCAAAGCGTCGAACTCACGCCCGATTACGCGCACGCGAAGGTCTACTTCACGACGTTGACCGGCGACCCGAAGCAGACCGAGGAAGCGCTGAATCACGCGGCGGGTCATCTGCATAATCAGTTGTTCAAGCGCCTGCATATCCACACGGTGCCCACGCTGCATTTCCACTACGACCAGACGATCGAGAAGGCCGTCGAGATGTCGCGCCTGATCGACGAAGCGAACGCGACGCGCGCCAAGGATGCGACCGACGCAACCGACGAATCCGGCGCACCGAACGACAAGGAAGGCGCGTAG
- the truB gene encoding tRNA pseudouridine(55) synthase TruB → MSGSEKQARPKIPRRALDGVLLLDKPLGLSSNDALIKAKRLYLAKKAGHTGTLDPLATGLLPLCFGEATKFSQDLLEADKTYEATMRLGIRTTTGDAEGEALETRDVTCDEAAVAQAMTRFTGEIIQVPPMYSALKRDGKPLYEYARAGQTVEREGRSVTIHALEMIACALPLVTFRVTCSKGTYVRTLAEDIGEALGCGAHLTALRRTGVGALTLEHALTLDELASLSEAERDARLQPVDALLSTFPAVQLDDEATRRFLHGQRLRLDDVAAARVEAGRVRVYAQEGGRLLGVAKAGEGVLAPERLIVTAQ, encoded by the coding sequence ATGAGCGGTTCGGAAAAACAGGCGCGGCCGAAGATTCCGCGCCGCGCGTTGGACGGCGTGCTCCTGCTGGACAAGCCGCTCGGCCTGTCGAGCAACGACGCGCTCATCAAGGCCAAACGGCTCTATCTGGCGAAGAAGGCGGGCCACACCGGCACGCTCGATCCGCTTGCCACGGGTTTGCTGCCGCTGTGCTTCGGCGAGGCGACGAAGTTTTCGCAAGATCTGCTCGAAGCGGACAAGACCTACGAAGCGACCATGCGCCTCGGCATCCGCACGACGACGGGCGACGCCGAAGGCGAAGCGCTCGAAACACGCGACGTCACTTGCGACGAAGCGGCGGTGGCTCAAGCGATGACGCGATTCACCGGCGAAATCATTCAGGTTCCGCCGATGTATTCCGCCCTAAAGCGCGACGGCAAGCCGCTCTACGAGTACGCGCGCGCGGGACAGACCGTCGAGCGCGAAGGCCGGTCGGTGACGATTCACGCATTGGAGATGATCGCGTGCGCGTTGCCGCTCGTGACGTTTCGCGTGACGTGCAGCAAGGGCACCTATGTGCGCACGCTCGCCGAGGATATCGGCGAGGCGCTCGGTTGCGGCGCGCATCTGACCGCGCTGCGCCGCACGGGCGTGGGCGCGCTGACACTCGAGCATGCGCTCACGCTGGACGAACTGGCGAGCCTGAGCGAAGCAGAGCGCGACGCACGGCTGCAGCCGGTGGACGCGCTGCTCTCGACTTTTCCCGCCGTCCAGCTCGACGACGAAGCGACCCGGCGCTTCCTGCATGGCCAGCGCCTGCGGCTCGACGATGTCGCAGCGGCGCGTGTCGAAGCGGGCCGGGTGCGCGTCTATGCACAGGAGGGCGGCAGGTTACTGGGCGTCGCGAAAGCAGGCGAGGGCGTGCTGGCGCCCGAACGC